From Myxococcales bacterium, the proteins below share one genomic window:
- a CDS encoding MATE family efflux transporter, with amino-acid sequence MSTDALARDVRRIAWPAIVSSLLQTLVFVVDRVMLGHHGAASLAGMQIAGPLEWSIFSVVSAFEVGALARVGLHVGAGRKKEARRVTVVSLALALVSGVALALATPLVLRAVSATAPLSSPEAVREATRYLGVMLPASPVVFVSTAAIAVFQGRGDTRTPLVVGGLVNVLHVAQNRVLVLGALGVPALGALGAGLSTALSFTLQSAVLLVLLRRKLREDDPDASLFEGLRGEVRPLVRVGAPAFGERVVYHVGYLGYAGMVALLGDTAMAANQALISVESVCFLSADGFGIAAAALVAQRLGRGEPEEGARAARIATTYAVLTLTGLGALSFLARGLVLPAFCDDPKVLAAGLATMPVLVLAQPFMAVGVVRAQALRGAGATGKALGVSLVGALFVRLVGTWVFAYALGLGLVGIWLGSTLDWIVRTALFAFVRLPRAKAKKSLGSDGLGASTGEERLEPGSPAPHAEERAPVDREGRAE; translated from the coding sequence TTGAGCACCGACGCCCTCGCGCGTGACGTGCGCCGCATCGCCTGGCCGGCGATCGTGAGCTCGCTCCTCCAGACCCTCGTCTTCGTGGTCGATCGCGTGATGCTCGGGCATCACGGGGCCGCTTCGCTCGCGGGGATGCAGATCGCAGGACCCCTCGAGTGGTCGATCTTCAGCGTCGTGTCGGCGTTCGAGGTGGGCGCGCTCGCTCGCGTGGGCCTCCATGTGGGGGCGGGTAGGAAGAAAGAAGCGCGGAGGGTCACCGTGGTCTCGCTCGCCCTCGCGCTCGTGTCGGGGGTCGCCCTCGCCCTCGCGACGCCGCTCGTGCTCCGCGCGGTCTCCGCGACGGCGCCGCTCTCGTCGCCCGAGGCGGTGCGCGAGGCGACCCGCTACCTCGGCGTGATGCTGCCGGCGTCGCCCGTCGTGTTCGTCTCCACCGCGGCCATCGCCGTGTTTCAAGGCCGAGGCGACACGCGCACGCCGCTCGTCGTGGGCGGCCTCGTGAACGTGCTCCACGTCGCCCAGAACCGCGTGCTCGTCCTCGGAGCGCTCGGGGTCCCTGCGCTCGGGGCGCTCGGGGCGGGGCTCAGCACGGCGCTCTCGTTCACGCTCCAGTCGGCCGTGCTGCTCGTGCTCCTGCGACGAAAGCTCCGCGAGGACGACCCCGACGCGTCGCTCTTCGAGGGGCTGCGCGGCGAGGTGCGGCCCCTCGTGCGCGTCGGGGCTCCGGCCTTCGGGGAGCGCGTCGTCTACCACGTCGGTTACCTCGGGTACGCGGGCATGGTGGCCCTGCTGGGCGACACCGCGATGGCCGCGAACCAGGCGCTCATCAGCGTCGAGTCCGTGTGTTTCCTCTCGGCAGACGGGTTCGGGATCGCGGCCGCCGCGCTCGTCGCTCAGCGCCTCGGGCGAGGCGAGCCGGAGGAGGGGGCTCGCGCCGCGCGCATCGCCACGACCTACGCGGTGCTCACCCTCACGGGGCTCGGTGCGCTCTCGTTCCTCGCGCGTGGGCTCGTGCTCCCCGCGTTCTGCGACGATCCGAAGGTGCTCGCGGCGGGCCTCGCGACGATGCCGGTGCTCGTGCTCGCCCAGCCGTTCATGGCGGTCGGCGTGGTGCGCGCTCAGGCCCTACGAGGGGCGGGGGCTACCGGGAAGGCGCTCGGCGTGAGCCTCGTGGGAGCGCTCTTCGTGCGGCTCGTCGGGACCTGGGTGTTCGCCTACGCGCTCGGCCTCGGGCTCGTCGGAATATGGCTCGGCTCCACGCTCGATTGGATCGTGCGGACGGCGCTCTTCGCGTTCGTGCGCCTCCCGCGTGCGAAGGCAAAAAAGTCATTAGGTTCCGATGGTTTAGGCGCTTCGACTGGCGAGGAGCGCCTCGAGCCTGGCTCTCCCGCTCCGCACGCCGAAGAGCGCGCTCCCGTCGATCGCGAGGGCCGGGCCGAGTGA